One window from the genome of Hyphomonas neptunium ATCC 15444 encodes:
- a CDS encoding TetR/AcrR family transcriptional regulator → MVRLHEKTESDAVEALKRAAMKLFAERGVDGVTVREIAAAAGQRNHGAVGYHFGSKADLIRTLIVDGAKLINDRRNAALDALEGVGRPLTLEEVAGIMVYPSVDITPDGEEECYNRFVVLFSMTHRALFMEALGGQWNSGFKRCLEQLRGFMGHLPRAKQTERIVFLESYLGSVLAAREARLADTSRAHPTWSRPATLEHLVTTMVAIVRAD, encoded by the coding sequence ATGGTCCGCCTGCACGAAAAAACCGAAAGTGATGCTGTTGAGGCGCTCAAACGCGCAGCGATGAAGCTGTTTGCCGAGCGGGGCGTGGACGGGGTGACGGTGCGCGAGATTGCCGCCGCCGCCGGGCAGCGCAACCATGGCGCGGTGGGCTATCATTTCGGCTCGAAGGCGGACCTCATCCGCACGCTGATCGTGGACGGCGCAAAGCTGATCAATGACCGGCGCAATGCCGCGCTCGATGCGCTCGAAGGGGTGGGTAGACCGCTGACGCTCGAAGAGGTGGCCGGTATCATGGTTTACCCATCGGTCGACATTACGCCCGATGGCGAGGAGGAGTGTTACAACCGTTTCGTTGTGCTGTTCTCGATGACGCATCGGGCGTTGTTCATGGAGGCGCTGGGCGGGCAGTGGAATTCAGGCTTCAAGCGGTGCCTGGAGCAGTTGCGCGGGTTCATGGGGCATTTGCCGCGGGCGAAACAGACCGAGCGGATCGTGTTTCTGGAGTCGTATCTGGGCTCCGTGCTGGCGGCGCGGGAGGCGCGGCTGGCTGATACGAGCCGGGCGCATCCGACCTGGTCGCGGCCGGCGACACTGGAACATCTGGTGACCACGATGGTGGCGATCGTGCGGGCGGATTAG
- a CDS encoding gamma-glutamyltransferase family protein, whose amino-acid sequence MKYALLTGAACALALAACAQTPEPAPQALEPAPVTAAPETTPAARENAAFPMTGQRPESGRPIATRSAVVAPNGAAATAHPLATQTALDVLKAGGTAVDAAIAANAMLGLVEPTGNGIGGDLYAIVWDPETEQLYGYNGSGRSAMDATLEDAQAKADQFKDGKSLPSYGAITVTVPGTVDGWFALHEKFGQRPMADNLAPAVKYAREGAPIPEMIAWYWSRGPLRFEPAFERGELEEFANAKKTYFDPTPVAGSLFKNPDLANTLETIGKKGRDEFYKGVMAKDMAAYFSRIGGKLDYDDFNAHTGDWVEPICVEYRSEVKVCELGPNTQGVAALQMLEMLERFDLKSMGFGSPDAVTAMVEAKRLAFADRALGYADPAFSGIDPSIFVAPGYNAKRAEAIDVTRAMPEVAPGTEITDAALRDGDTTYLTVTDKDGMMVSLIQSNYRGMGSGLVADGMGFMFQDRGELFSLDANHPNVFAPGKRPFHTIIPAFAFRKDLPGCQTAATAPDLACPYEPWLSFGLMGGATQPQGHVQIITNLIDFDMGLQEAGDAARWEHDGGCEPTNALGDDCDTGTGTVMLERGLAGIADELESRGYDVACCEANYGGYQAIMRDFRSGAWIAATEMRKDGNADGY is encoded by the coding sequence ATGAAATACGCTTTGCTGACCGGCGCCGCCTGCGCGCTCGCCCTTGCCGCCTGCGCCCAGACGCCCGAGCCTGCGCCCCAGGCGCTGGAACCCGCGCCTGTCACCGCCGCGCCGGAAACCACCCCGGCTGCGCGCGAGAATGCAGCCTTCCCGATGACCGGCCAGCGCCCTGAAAGCGGCCGCCCCATCGCCACCCGCTCGGCCGTCGTCGCCCCCAACGGCGCCGCCGCCACAGCCCACCCCCTCGCCACGCAAACTGCTCTGGATGTGCTCAAGGCCGGCGGCACGGCCGTTGACGCCGCCATCGCCGCCAACGCCATGCTCGGCCTTGTCGAGCCCACCGGCAACGGCATCGGCGGCGATCTCTATGCCATCGTCTGGGACCCTGAAACAGAGCAGCTCTACGGCTATAACGGCTCGGGCCGCTCGGCGATGGATGCCACGCTTGAAGATGCCCAGGCCAAGGCCGATCAGTTCAAGGACGGCAAATCCCTCCCTTCCTACGGCGCCATCACCGTCACCGTGCCGGGCACGGTCGATGGCTGGTTCGCCCTGCATGAAAAATTCGGCCAGCGTCCGATGGCGGACAATCTCGCCCCGGCCGTAAAATATGCCCGCGAGGGCGCGCCGATCCCGGAGATGATCGCCTGGTACTGGTCGCGCGGCCCGCTGCGCTTTGAGCCCGCCTTCGAGCGCGGCGAGCTGGAAGAATTCGCCAACGCCAAGAAAACCTATTTTGACCCCACCCCTGTCGCGGGCTCCCTCTTTAAAAATCCCGACCTTGCCAACACGCTGGAGACGATCGGAAAAAAGGGCCGCGACGAATTCTATAAAGGCGTCATGGCCAAAGACATGGCGGCCTATTTCAGCCGCATCGGCGGCAAGCTCGATTATGATGATTTCAACGCCCATACCGGCGACTGGGTTGAGCCGATCTGCGTCGAATACCGCAGCGAAGTGAAAGTCTGCGAGCTTGGCCCCAACACGCAAGGCGTCGCCGCCCTCCAGATGCTGGAAATGCTTGAGCGCTTTGATCTCAAATCCATGGGCTTCGGTTCGCCCGATGCCGTCACCGCCATGGTCGAGGCCAAGCGCCTCGCCTTCGCTGACCGCGCGCTCGGCTATGCAGACCCCGCTTTCTCCGGCATCGACCCGTCGATCTTCGTTGCCCCCGGCTATAACGCCAAACGCGCCGAAGCCATCGACGTCACCCGCGCCATGCCGGAAGTCGCTCCGGGCACGGAGATCACAGACGCGGCCCTGCGCGACGGCGACACCACCTACCTCACCGTCACCGACAAGGACGGCATGATGGTGTCCCTCATCCAGTCCAACTATCGCGGCATGGGCTCGGGCCTCGTTGCCGATGGCATGGGCTTCATGTTCCAGGACCGGGGCGAATTGTTCAGTCTTGATGCGAACCACCCCAACGTCTTCGCCCCCGGCAAGCGCCCCTTCCACACGATCATTCCGGCCTTCGCCTTCCGCAAGGATCTCCCCGGCTGCCAGACCGCCGCCACCGCGCCGGATCTCGCCTGCCCGTATGAGCCCTGGCTCAGCTTCGGCCTCATGGGCGGCGCCACCCAGCCCCAGGGCCATGTCCAGATCATCACCAACCTGATCGACTTTGACATGGGCCTCCAGGAAGCGGGCGACGCGGCCCGCTGGGAACATGATGGCGGCTGCGAGCCCACCAATGCCCTCGGCGACGACTGCGATACCGGCACCGGCACCGTCATGCTCGAACGCGGCCTGGCGGGCATTGCCGATGAACTGGAATCCCGCGGCTACGACGTCGCCTGCTGCGAAGCCAATTATGGCGGCTACCAGGCCATCATGCGCGACTTCCGCTCCGGCGCCTGGATCGCCGCCACCGAAATGCGCAAAGACGGCAACGCGGATGGGTACTAA
- a CDS encoding acyl-CoA dehydrogenase family protein, whose product MQFDHSPKTQDLINRLEAFFDKHVYPTEQDHYDWNHNPANLWKRWPGIDKIKEHAKAEGLWNLFLPHEYGEFSPGLTNLEYAPLAEIMGRVPHSSEFFNCSAPDTGNMEVLAKFGSPAQQERWLKPLLAGEIRSAYVMTEPQVASSDATNLELTILPDGDDYVINGRKWWISGAMNPNCKIWIVMGKTLLDNPRHQQHSQILVEPGTPGITIVRNQTVFGSHNSPGGECELRFENVRVPKENLILGEGRGFEIAQGRLGPGRIHHCMRSIGQAQRALEIMSRRVENRVAFGKKISDQSSIRQDVAKSFCEIEMARLLTLKAADAMDRHGNKGAKDLIAAIKVIAPQMAQTVCDRAIQAHGGMGVSDDTPIASFFTLNRFLRIADGPDEVHMSQLGKLKIQEYNALPVR is encoded by the coding sequence ATGCAGTTCGATCACAGCCCGAAAACGCAAGACCTCATCAACCGCCTCGAAGCCTTCTTCGACAAGCATGTCTACCCGACCGAGCAGGACCATTACGACTGGAACCATAATCCGGCAAATCTCTGGAAGCGCTGGCCCGGCATCGACAAGATCAAGGAACACGCCAAGGCCGAAGGCCTGTGGAACCTCTTCTTGCCGCATGAGTATGGCGAGTTCAGCCCCGGCCTGACCAATCTGGAATATGCCCCGCTGGCGGAAATCATGGGCCGCGTGCCCCACTCTTCAGAATTCTTCAACTGCTCGGCGCCCGACACCGGCAATATGGAAGTCCTCGCCAAGTTCGGCTCTCCGGCCCAGCAGGAGCGCTGGCTGAAGCCGCTTCTGGCCGGCGAAATCCGCTCAGCCTATGTGATGACAGAGCCGCAGGTTGCCTCCTCCGACGCCACCAATCTGGAACTCACCATCCTTCCGGATGGGGACGATTACGTCATCAATGGCCGCAAATGGTGGATCTCCGGCGCGATGAACCCCAATTGCAAGATCTGGATCGTCATGGGCAAGACCCTGCTGGATAATCCGCGCCATCAGCAGCATTCGCAAATCCTGGTCGAGCCCGGCACGCCCGGCATCACCATCGTGCGCAACCAGACCGTCTTCGGCTCTCACAATTCCCCCGGCGGCGAGTGCGAGCTGCGCTTTGAAAATGTCCGCGTGCCCAAGGAAAACCTCATCCTCGGCGAAGGCCGCGGCTTTGAAATTGCCCAGGGCCGCCTCGGCCCCGGCCGCATCCACCATTGCATGCGCTCCATCGGCCAGGCCCAGCGCGCGCTGGAAATCATGTCGCGCCGCGTCGAAAACCGCGTCGCCTTCGGCAAGAAGATTTCCGATCAGTCCTCCATCCGCCAGGATGTCGCCAAGAGCTTCTGCGAAATCGAGATGGCCCGCCTGCTTACCCTGAAGGCCGCCGACGCGATGGACCGCCATGGCAACAAGGGCGCCAAGGATCTCATCGCCGCCATCAAGGTCATCGCGCCGCAAATGGCCCAGACCGTGTGCGACCGTGCCATCCAGGCCCATGGCGGCATGGGCGTCAGCGACGACACCCCCATCGCCAGCTTCTTCACCCTCAACCGTTTCCTGCGCATCGCAGATGGTCCGGACGAAGTCCACATGTCCCAGCTCGGCAAGCTGAAAATCCAGGAATATAACGCCCTTCCGGTCCGCTGA
- the dapA gene encoding 4-hydroxy-tetrahydrodipicolinate synthase has product MFHGSIPALVTPFKNGAVDEAAFAALVERQIAAGSAALVPVGTTGETSTLSTEEHKRVVSLCVEVAAGRVPVIAGAGSNSTDEAIDLVAHAKAAGADAALVVSPYYNNPNQDGLFEHFRAINDAVALPVVLYNVPSRTVVDLKPETVARLARLPNIVGIKDATGDMDRVSYHSALIGDEEQFVQLSGDDPSALGFLAMGGAGCISVTANVAPELCAAMHLAFEDGDLESARAIERRLINLHRAMFCSPSPGPAKYALSRMGLCGPEVRLPLTAPDAAAEAMIDAAMALAGLNT; this is encoded by the coding sequence ATGTTTCACGGCTCAATCCCAGCCCTTGTAACACCCTTCAAGAATGGCGCTGTCGACGAGGCGGCCTTTGCGGCGCTGGTCGAGCGGCAGATTGCGGCTGGATCGGCCGCGCTGGTGCCGGTCGGCACGACGGGGGAAACCTCGACGCTGTCGACCGAGGAGCACAAGCGCGTTGTCTCGCTTTGTGTAGAGGTGGCTGCAGGACGCGTGCCGGTGATCGCCGGGGCGGGATCGAATTCCACCGATGAAGCGATTGACCTGGTGGCCCATGCCAAGGCGGCAGGCGCAGACGCGGCGCTGGTGGTGAGCCCCTATTACAATAATCCCAATCAGGATGGCCTGTTCGAACACTTTCGCGCGATCAATGACGCCGTCGCCCTGCCCGTGGTGCTTTATAATGTGCCCAGCCGCACGGTGGTGGACCTGAAACCGGAGACCGTGGCGCGCCTGGCGCGGCTGCCCAATATCGTCGGCATCAAGGACGCGACCGGCGACATGGACCGGGTGAGCTATCATTCGGCGCTGATCGGGGACGAGGAACAGTTCGTGCAGCTTTCGGGCGATGACCCTTCGGCGCTGGGTTTTCTGGCGATGGGCGGGGCGGGATGTATCTCGGTGACCGCGAATGTGGCGCCGGAGCTCTGCGCGGCGATGCATCTGGCGTTTGAGGACGGCGATCTGGAAAGCGCGCGGGCAATCGAGCGGCGGCTGATTAACCTGCACCGGGCGATGTTCTGCTCACCTTCGCCGGGGCCGGCGAAATATGCGCTCTCGCGGATGGGGCTGTGCGGGCCGGAGGTTCGCCTGCCGCTGACGGCGCCAGATGCGGCCGCTGAAGCGATGATCGACGCGGCCATGGCGCTGGCCGGTCTGAACACCTAG
- a CDS encoding phosphotransferase family protein gives MDTQHLGEGPITEAALLAGGTQNILLKFTRSGRAYVLRRPPPVLRANSNETMRREARMLAALKGTNVPHPGLIAACPDETILGAAFYLMEPVDGYAPTTGLPEPFLSSPELRHQMGLSLVDGIAALGAQDYLALGLEGLGKVDNYLERQVGRWKAQLESYADTPEWDGRKDLPGVNRIGEWLESHRPQSFQPGIIHGDYHLGNVMYLFDAPRLAAIVDWELTTIGDPLLDLGWLLATWPDTADKSSAGTVAVQPWEGFPSADELVAHYAKQTTRDLSGIHWYGVLACYKLGIILEGTYARACAGKAPKATGDDLHRRTIWLLERALRWIS, from the coding sequence ATGGATACCCAGCATCTCGGCGAAGGCCCCATCACCGAGGCCGCCCTCCTCGCCGGCGGCACGCAGAACATCCTCCTGAAGTTCACCCGCTCGGGCCGCGCCTATGTGCTGCGCCGCCCGCCCCCGGTGCTGCGCGCCAATTCCAACGAAACCATGCGCCGCGAAGCCCGCATGCTCGCCGCCCTGAAGGGCACGAATGTCCCCCATCCCGGCCTGATTGCAGCGTGTCCGGATGAAACCATTCTCGGCGCCGCCTTCTATCTGATGGAACCCGTCGATGGCTACGCGCCCACCACCGGCCTGCCCGAACCCTTCCTCTCATCCCCGGAGCTGCGCCACCAGATGGGCCTCTCCCTCGTCGATGGCATCGCCGCCCTGGGCGCGCAGGATTATCTCGCCCTCGGCCTGGAAGGTCTCGGCAAGGTCGATAATTATCTCGAACGCCAGGTCGGCCGCTGGAAAGCCCAGCTGGAAAGCTATGCCGACACTCCCGAATGGGATGGCCGCAAGGACCTGCCCGGCGTGAACCGCATCGGCGAGTGGCTCGAATCCCACCGCCCACAGAGTTTTCAGCCCGGCATCATCCATGGCGACTATCACCTCGGCAATGTCATGTACCTCTTCGACGCGCCCCGCCTCGCCGCCATCGTGGACTGGGAGCTGACCACCATCGGCGATCCGCTGCTCGATCTCGGCTGGCTGCTGGCAACCTGGCCGGACACTGCCGACAAATCGAGTGCCGGCACAGTCGCCGTCCAGCCTTGGGAAGGCTTTCCGTCAGCGGATGAACTCGTCGCCCATTATGCAAAACAGACGACGCGCGATCTCTCCGGTATTCACTGGTATGGCGTGCTCGCTTGCTACAAGCTCGGCATCATCCTGGAAGGCACTTATGCGCGCGCCTGCGCCGGCAAGGCGCCCAAGGCCACCGGAGACGATCTCCACCGCCGCACCATCTGGCTGCTCGAACGCGCCCTGCGCTGGATCAGCTAA
- a CDS encoding NIF family HAD-type phosphatase, with the protein MILDLDETLVHASSTPLDRAADFRVAHYHVYRRPHLDDFLTAVSATYDLAVWSSASDDYVKAVVANIFPNLDALQFVWGRSRATYRHIACTDDYVANAYDPEHFFYIKDLSKVRRRGWPLERVLIVDDTPEKCIRNYGNAIYPAPYEGSLQDEELPHLASYLETLRDVHNVRKVEKRRWRTLIPKSEK; encoded by the coding sequence TTGATTCTTGATCTTGATGAAACGCTCGTCCACGCAAGTTCAACACCGCTGGACCGCGCAGCAGATTTCAGGGTTGCTCATTACCACGTCTATCGGCGGCCGCACCTTGATGATTTTCTGACTGCGGTGTCGGCGACGTACGATCTCGCAGTTTGGTCATCGGCAAGCGACGATTACGTTAAAGCAGTTGTGGCAAACATTTTTCCCAACTTGGACGCGCTTCAGTTCGTATGGGGACGAAGCCGTGCCACGTATCGTCACATAGCTTGCACAGATGACTACGTCGCGAACGCCTATGACCCCGAGCATTTTTTCTACATCAAAGATCTTTCAAAAGTTAGGCGTAGAGGATGGCCTCTCGAAAGAGTGCTGATCGTAGATGATACGCCGGAGAAATGTATCCGGAACTATGGAAACGCCATTTATCCGGCACCTTACGAGGGAAGCCTCCAGGACGAAGAATTACCTCACCTGGCGAGTTATTTGGAAACGCTTCGTGATGTCCACAACGTTCGGAAGGTCGAGAAACGACGCTGGCGCACGTTGATCCCAAAGTCAGAGAAATGA
- a CDS encoding uracil-DNA glycosylase, producing MGTKPAAAPEAPRDCPLCPRLVAYREAVRAKEPSWFNGAVPSFGKDDAQLLIVGLAPGVTGANRTGRPFTGDWAGDLLYATLDKFGFSKGKFAADPNDGLVLTGAMITNAVRCVPPENKPVGAEINQCRPFLEARIAALPKLKVILCLGKISHDSTLRALGLKVAAHPFGHGTKYEVEANGKPVTLLSSYHCSRYNTNTGRLTPEMFETVFAEARRILN from the coding sequence ATGGGTACTAAACCTGCCGCGGCCCCCGAAGCCCCTCGCGACTGCCCCCTCTGCCCGCGCCTCGTGGCATATCGCGAAGCCGTGCGCGCCAAAGAGCCCAGCTGGTTCAACGGCGCCGTCCCAAGTTTCGGCAAGGACGATGCGCAGCTCCTCATCGTCGGCCTCGCGCCCGGCGTTACAGGCGCCAACCGCACCGGCCGTCCGTTCACCGGCGACTGGGCCGGCGATCTCCTCTATGCCACCCTCGACAAATTCGGCTTCAGCAAAGGCAAATTCGCCGCCGACCCGAATGACGGCCTCGTCCTCACCGGCGCGATGATCACCAACGCCGTGCGCTGCGTGCCCCCGGAAAACAAACCCGTCGGCGCCGAGATCAACCAGTGCCGCCCCTTCCTCGAAGCGCGCATCGCAGCCCTGCCGAAACTGAAAGTCATCCTGTGCCTGGGTAAGATCAGTCACGATTCCACCCTGCGCGCTCTCGGCCTGAAAGTCGCCGCCCATCCATTCGGACACGGAACAAAATACGAAGTCGAGGCAAACGGCAAACCCGTCACGCTCCTCTCCTCCTATCACTGCTCCCGCTACAACACGAACACCGGCCGCCTGACGCCCGAAATGTTCGAAACCGTCTTCGCAGAGGCCCGCCGCATCCTGAACTAA
- a CDS encoding alcohol dehydrogenase family protein, with protein sequence MKALVYRGPRDIAFETMKDPDLHDDRDAIIKVDKCAICGSDLHIYHGETFSEDTGYCVGHEAVGEVVEIGRGVRQLKVGDKVMISAAVGCGQCRACLAGVVNRCEFNAGSCYGLSAKLQGCQAEAVRVPAADFNAQKIPDGISLDQALMMTDALATAWFGARNADIQRGATVAVVGLGPIGLLAAEAAFIMGASRVFGIDLVEERRAAGRAIGLETPDPADARAIIQEATKGRMCDSVIEAVGHSATIRAALGLSGKRATVSVVGVAQDRTFDFPMSKAFGMGLTFRIGTCSVPQEWPELIPLVQSGRIKPEKYITHTLPLSDGARAYDIFDKRTEGAMKMVFDLTL encoded by the coding sequence ATGAAAGCTCTCGTTTATCGCGGCCCGCGCGACATCGCCTTTGAAACGATGAAAGACCCCGACCTGCACGATGACCGCGACGCGATCATCAAGGTCGACAAATGCGCCATCTGCGGCAGCGACCTGCACATCTATCATGGCGAAACCTTCTCCGAGGACACCGGCTATTGTGTCGGCCATGAAGCCGTCGGCGAGGTGGTCGAAATCGGCCGCGGCGTGCGCCAGCTGAAAGTGGGCGACAAGGTGATGATCTCGGCGGCGGTCGGGTGCGGCCAGTGCCGCGCCTGTCTCGCCGGGGTCGTCAACCGCTGCGAATTCAATGCCGGCAGCTGCTATGGCCTCTCGGCAAAACTGCAAGGCTGCCAGGCCGAAGCCGTCCGTGTCCCCGCCGCTGACTTCAACGCCCAGAAGATCCCAGACGGCATCAGCCTCGACCAGGCCCTGATGATGACCGACGCCCTCGCCACCGCCTGGTTCGGCGCGCGCAACGCGGATATTCAGCGCGGCGCCACCGTCGCCGTCGTCGGCCTCGGCCCCATCGGTCTATTGGCTGCGGAAGCCGCCTTCATCATGGGCGCCTCCCGCGTCTTCGGTATCGACCTTGTGGAGGAACGCCGCGCGGCGGGCCGCGCCATCGGCCTTGAAACGCCAGACCCGGCGGATGCCCGCGCCATCATCCAGGAGGCCACAAAGGGCCGCATGTGCGACAGCGTCATCGAAGCGGTCGGCCACTCGGCCACCATCCGCGCCGCCCTCGGCCTTTCGGGCAAGCGCGCCACGGTCTCGGTCGTCGGCGTCGCTCAGGACCGCACCTTCGACTTCCCGATGTCAAAAGCCTTCGGCATGGGCCTCACCTTCCGTATCGGGACATGTTCGGTCCCCCAGGAATGGCCCGAGCTGATCCCGCTCGTCCAATCCGGCCGCATCAAGCCGGAAAAATACATCACTCACACCCTCCCCCTGTCAGACGGCGCCCGCGCCTACGACATCTTCGACAAACGCACCGAAGGCGCGATGAAGATGGTGTTTGACCTGACGCTTTGA
- the smpB gene encoding SsrA-binding protein SmpB gives MATKKNEQIKGRTDGLVAENRRSRREYSVEDTLEAGIMLVGSEVKSLREGRANIAESYASVEQGELWLINAEIQTYGGANRFNHEPRRKRKLLVSRRELSKLSQEVERAGRTIVPLKLYFNDKGRAKLLIGVATGRKAHDKREHEAKRDWARDKARIMKAG, from the coding sequence ATGGCTACGAAGAAGAACGAACAGATCAAAGGGCGCACCGACGGGCTGGTGGCGGAAAACCGCCGCTCCCGGCGCGAGTATTCCGTGGAGGATACGCTGGAGGCTGGCATCATGCTGGTCGGCTCGGAAGTGAAATCGTTGCGCGAGGGGCGGGCGAACATTGCCGAGTCCTATGCGTCGGTCGAGCAGGGCGAGCTGTGGCTGATCAATGCCGAGATCCAGACTTATGGCGGGGCCAACCGCTTCAACCATGAGCCGCGCCGGAAGCGGAAGCTGCTGGTGTCGCGGCGGGAGCTCTCGAAGCTCAGCCAAGAGGTGGAGCGGGCGGGGCGCACGATTGTGCCGCTGAAGCTTTACTTCAACGACAAGGGCCGGGCGAAGCTGCTGATTGGCGTCGCAACGGGCCGCAAGGCGCATGACAAGCGCGAGCATGAGGCCAAGCGCGACTGGGCGCGGGATAAAGCGCGGATCATGAAGGCAGGGTAG
- a CDS encoding cytochrome P450: protein MPDIASLTSLESLGFTGGRDSFRAFCARVFADDAPRLLRTEAGELVVFRHGDLRAFGALPEVGALPPGVMFPGLHQLPPGAPLPPGGGIGGVISHQVFTANPPIHMPVRLTLLRQLSPKQAALLEPVARNVVQGLLDTLKHRDEIDLVEDIAERLTARFWGALIGMTETEMAEAALAVRDMTAMFLIQMTRGDLQTADTATATYGRLVETAALRSLAAGTHPFVTELAADLAKIEAQDDPDEAGIVPPNVGKLLAGNLVDGFHTAAIGAVNTLFALLQHPDTFTEVLAAPEKLPAVIMEALRLEPPVLFLRRYMLRDLDYAGIHIPKGTQVLMLWAAGNHDPAVFPKPQIFRLDRDHRGITTFGGGAHICPGRHVALMLIRLLLEEIAARGLRLSFTDAPYAWLGNHAMSQLPHMRFRVG from the coding sequence ATGCCAGACATCGCATCGCTCACAAGTCTGGAATCCCTCGGTTTCACCGGTGGCCGTGACAGCTTCCGCGCCTTCTGCGCCCGCGTCTTTGCTGATGACGCCCCCCGCCTCCTGCGCACGGAAGCGGGCGAGCTTGTCGTTTTCCGCCATGGCGATCTGCGCGCGTTCGGCGCCCTGCCGGAGGTCGGCGCCCTGCCGCCCGGCGTCATGTTTCCCGGCCTCCACCAGCTTCCCCCCGGCGCGCCGCTCCCGCCGGGCGGGGGCATCGGCGGCGTCATCTCCCATCAGGTGTTCACCGCAAATCCGCCCATCCACATGCCGGTGCGCCTCACCCTGCTGCGTCAGTTAAGCCCCAAACAGGCCGCGCTTCTGGAGCCGGTTGCACGCAATGTCGTGCAAGGTCTGCTCGACACCCTGAAACACCGGGACGAGATCGACCTTGTGGAAGACATCGCCGAGCGCCTCACCGCGCGCTTCTGGGGCGCCCTCATCGGCATGACCGAAACGGAAATGGCTGAAGCCGCGCTGGCCGTGCGCGACATGACAGCGATGTTCCTTATCCAGATGACGAGAGGCGATCTCCAAACAGCCGACACCGCAACCGCCACCTATGGCCGCCTCGTCGAAACCGCCGCCCTGCGCAGCCTTGCCGCCGGCACACATCCCTTCGTCACCGAGCTGGCCGCAGACCTCGCAAAGATCGAGGCACAGGATGATCCCGATGAAGCTGGAATCGTCCCGCCCAATGTGGGCAAGCTGCTGGCGGGCAATCTCGTCGACGGCTTCCACACAGCCGCCATCGGCGCGGTCAACACCCTCTTCGCCCTGCTGCAACACCCTGATACGTTCACGGAGGTTCTCGCCGCTCCGGAAAAACTTCCCGCCGTCATCATGGAGGCCCTGCGGCTGGAGCCGCCCGTCCTCTTCCTGAGGCGCTATATGCTGCGCGATCTCGATTATGCCGGCATCCACATTCCCAAAGGCACACAGGTGCTCATGCTATGGGCCGCGGGCAATCACGACCCCGCGGTCTTCCCCAAGCCCCAGATTTTCCGTCTGGACCGCGATCATCGCGGCATCACCACCTTCGGCGGCGGCGCGCATATCTGCCCCGGCCGCCACGTCGCGCTGATGCTCATCCGCCTGCTGCTGGAAGAAATCGCCGCACGCGGCCTCCGCCTCTCCTTCACCGATGCCCCTTATGCCTGGCTCGGCAACCATGCCATGAGCCAGCTCCCGCATATGCGTTTTAGGGTGGGGTAG